Proteins from a single region of Juglans microcarpa x Juglans regia isolate MS1-56 chromosome 5S, Jm3101_v1.0, whole genome shotgun sequence:
- the LOC121266918 gene encoding uncharacterized protein LOC121266918, whose protein sequence is MAFYLPPNHRKEHGHIYILKETAHFQWYETPQTKHPPIMASVSEDPAEHDTRTKGLADMEDEDLFEINLEAVDSIPPPHYWDSYFTATGNALLANCLLPISDVSVAVPIVSKDVSRTVSAVSKLCSSLSLAGTANFVMITEPMPLGELLRLPIMGASFGVPRRQMKA, encoded by the coding sequence ATGGCGTTTTACTTACCACCCAACCACCGAAAAGAAcatggacatatatatatattgaaggaGACTGCACACTTCCAGTGGTATGAAACCCCACAAACAAAGCACCCACCCATCATGGCTTCCGTATCTGAAGACCCTGCAGAACACGATACCCGTACTAAAGGTTTAGCAGACATGGAAGACGAAGATCTTTTTGAGATCAATCTCGAGGCCGTGGACAGCATCCCTCCACCGCATTACTGGGATAGCTATTTCACAGCCACCGGAAATGCACTCCTTGCCAATTGCCTCCTGCCAATCTCCGATGTCTCCGTCGCTGTTCCAATCGTGTCCAAAGATGTTTCCCGCACTGTTTCGGCTGTATCAAAATTGTGTAGCTCATTGTCGTTGGCAGGGACGGCTAACTTTGTCATGATCACGGAGCCGATGCCCTTAGGTGAGCTTCTTAGGTTGCCGATCATGGGGGCTAGTTTTGGGGTACCCCGAAGGCAAATGAAAGCCTAA